In Gammaproteobacteria bacterium, a genomic segment contains:
- a CDS encoding DUF4399 domain-containing protein, translated as MSIDKGTTHQVLLTCVLLAAVACAGGEGSARVDIIEPADGAVVNSRDVRVVLAAAGVEIASAAEERSGTAHHHLFIDRNLTLPGDTIPAGVTGIRHLGRGQTEFVVQGLAPGTHRVIAVLADWAHLPLDPLATDTVRFTVRP; from the coding sequence ATGTCGATTGACAAGGGCACTACTCACCAAGTTCTCTTGACGTGCGTGCTGCTCGCCGCCGTCGCGTGCGCCGGAGGTGAAGGCTCTGCTCGAGTGGACATCATCGAACCGGCTGATGGGGCAGTGGTGAACAGTCGTGACGTCCGCGTCGTGCTCGCCGCCGCCGGTGTCGAGATTGCGTCCGCCGCCGAGGAGCGATCAGGCACCGCACACCACCACTTGTTCATAGACAGGAACCTCACCCTGCCCGGCGACACAATTCCCGCGGGAGTAACGGGCATCAGGCATTTGGGCCGTGGGCAAACCGAGTTTGTGGTCCAGGGACTGGCGCCTGGCACGCACAGAGTGATAGCTGTTCTCGCAGATTGGGCCCATCTACCGCTGGATCCACTCGCCACCGAC